In Edaphobacter paludis, a single window of DNA contains:
- the mtnP gene encoding S-methyl-5'-thioadenosine phosphorylase, with translation MKKAEIGIIGGSGLYAMPGLTNVREERVETPFGEPSDAFVLGELEGRQVAFLARHGRGHRLLPSELNFRANIFGMKLLGVERILSVSAVGSLKEEHKPTDFLMPDQFIDRTFARVSTFFGDGIVAHVGFGDPVCATVASAFEKACASVGVVGKNGGTYVCMEGPQFSTRAESNLYRSWGADVIGMTNLQEAKLAREAEICYATMAMVTDYDCWREGHDDVTIDQIVAVLHQNADNAAKVVRAAVAAMPAQRTCACVDALKYAVLTDPKAIPVETRQRLALLLDKYL, from the coding sequence TTGAAGAAGGCAGAGATTGGAATTATCGGTGGCAGCGGGTTGTATGCCATGCCAGGACTTACAAATGTGCGTGAAGAACGCGTCGAGACACCCTTTGGCGAACCTTCGGACGCCTTCGTTCTTGGCGAGCTCGAAGGCCGTCAGGTCGCCTTTCTGGCGCGGCATGGGCGCGGTCATCGCCTGCTTCCGAGCGAACTGAACTTTCGCGCCAACATCTTCGGCATGAAGCTGCTGGGCGTGGAGCGCATTCTTTCCGTGTCCGCCGTGGGCTCGCTCAAGGAAGAGCACAAGCCTACGGATTTCCTGATGCCCGACCAGTTTATCGATCGCACCTTCGCTCGCGTCTCAACCTTCTTTGGCGACGGCATCGTCGCGCATGTGGGGTTCGGCGATCCGGTCTGCGCGACCGTCGCTTCCGCGTTTGAGAAGGCGTGTGCCTCGGTCGGCGTCGTCGGCAAAAATGGCGGGACCTATGTGTGCATGGAGGGGCCGCAGTTTTCGACCCGGGCGGAGTCGAATCTCTATCGCAGTTGGGGCGCTGACGTCATTGGGATGACGAATCTTCAGGAAGCGAAACTGGCCCGCGAGGCCGAGATCTGTTACGCAACCATGGCAATGGTGACGGACTACGATTGCTGGCGTGAAGGCCATGACGATGTCACCATCGATCAGATCGTGGCAGTGCTTCATCAGAATGCGGACAACGCAGCGAAGGTGGTTCGCGCCGCCGTGGCAGCGATGCCTGCGCAGAGAACATGTGCCTGCGTCGACGCGCTCAAATATGCCGTACTTACCGACCCTAAGGCCATCCCCGTCGAGACGCGGCAGCGATTGGCGCTTCTGCTGGATAAATATCTGTAG
- a CDS encoding PfkB family carbohydrate kinase: MSILVVGSVAFDSIETPHGAVDHCLGGAATHFSLAASYFTPVRVIAVVGEDFTAQHEAVLTKRGVDTQGIERAKGLSFHWTGSYEGNMDEAKTLGTDLNVFQTFEPKIPDAYADSKFLFLANIDPALQARVRSQMPQVRMVCGDTMNYWIADHSENLAKVLRDLDVLLINDGEVRMLADERNLVLAAEKVLSMGPKTLVVKHGEYGATAFFSDRSFGNGTKISRPFRAPALPLAEVVDPTGAGDSFAGGFYGYLASQPELTPAVFRTAMFYGGVMGSFAVERFGTERLQSVTREEIEERFNLFKEISHLEGA, from the coding sequence ATGTCGATTCTTGTTGTAGGATCTGTAGCTTTCGATAGCATTGAAACCCCGCACGGTGCGGTGGATCATTGCCTGGGCGGTGCGGCGACACATTTTTCGCTTGCGGCCAGTTACTTCACTCCGGTGCGGGTGATCGCAGTTGTCGGGGAAGACTTTACCGCGCAGCATGAGGCTGTGCTGACGAAACGTGGCGTTGATACGCAGGGCATCGAGCGTGCCAAGGGGCTTAGCTTTCATTGGACCGGCTCTTATGAAGGCAATATGGATGAGGCAAAGACGCTGGGAACGGATCTGAATGTCTTTCAGACTTTTGAGCCGAAGATTCCAGATGCATACGCCGATAGCAAGTTTCTCTTTCTCGCGAACATCGATCCGGCTCTTCAGGCTCGTGTTCGCAGCCAGATGCCACAGGTACGCATGGTTTGCGGCGATACGATGAATTACTGGATTGCGGATCACAGCGAAAATCTTGCCAAGGTCCTGCGCGATCTGGATGTGCTGCTGATCAACGATGGCGAAGTCCGGATGCTGGCGGACGAGCGGAATCTGGTGCTCGCCGCTGAGAAGGTGCTGTCGATGGGACCGAAGACACTGGTGGTAAAGCACGGCGAGTACGGTGCCACAGCCTTCTTCAGCGATAGGTCTTTTGGCAACGGAACGAAGATCTCGCGGCCCTTCCGCGCACCGGCGCTGCCGTTGGCAGAAGTAGTCGATCCGACCGGCGCGGGAGATTCGTTTGCCGGCGGTTTCTATGGTTATCTCGCATCGCAGCCGGAGCTGACTCCCGCGGTCTTTCGTACCGCGATGTTCTACGGCGGTGTGATGGGTTCGTTCGCTGTTGAGAGGTTTGGAACAGAGCGACTGCAATCCGTGACGCGCGAAGAGATCGAAGAGCGATTCAATCTGTTCAAGGAGATCTCTCATCTTGAAGGAGCGTAG
- a CDS encoding glycosyltransferase family 39 protein produces the protein MKERRPARRLVPTMLAGAASPASEAMPDEVRPATKEETFPIALIAVILAFAALALCYTRGYLLLYGDAVAHLGIARRIFDSRNPGLAQLGGVWLPLPHLLILPFVQKMEWWQNGLAGAWPSLLCFIASVVGLYRLARRMMTARWAFAATAFYALNPNLLYLSTTAMTEPLFLAELIWLTLFTMECTTAIRESRHSLVSRRLIYIALLIVAAVFTRYDGWILGAAAWCIVTWCLAHNRAVWRKVAPSFIVLTLLSVAAPLSWLAYNQHFYHDPFDFIRGPYSAAAIEKKTSPPGSHHYRGWHNPGWALLFFTRTAQVDASVWETGFAVMIAALAGLILAIRRRLALPSLLLWLPLPFYVYAVAYSSVPIFIPQLWPHAYYNARYGMEMLPALAISMFLAIEWVQRRWSQSQPLKARFLHPLALALIVINTFAMMYFIPLVLKEGIVNSTTRIALETSIARVLQSLPPGVPILMFDSDHIGALQDAAIPLKQTLNEGDYVSWKAALDAPADHAAYVVAIKGDPVSKAVDANPQGLTELTVLCVTGQPCARIYRSDRFGSPPKTP, from the coding sequence TTGAAGGAGCGTAGACCGGCAAGACGATTAGTGCCGACGATGCTGGCAGGGGCGGCGTCTCCTGCCAGCGAGGCGATGCCGGATGAGGTGCGTCCGGCGACGAAGGAAGAGACCTTTCCCATCGCTCTGATCGCGGTCATTCTCGCTTTTGCTGCGCTCGCTCTCTGCTATACGCGCGGATACCTCTTGCTGTACGGAGATGCCGTCGCCCATCTTGGCATCGCGCGCCGCATCTTCGACTCGCGTAATCCTGGCCTCGCGCAGCTTGGGGGAGTCTGGCTGCCGCTGCCGCATCTGCTGATTCTGCCGTTCGTTCAAAAGATGGAGTGGTGGCAGAACGGCCTGGCAGGCGCATGGCCGTCGCTGCTCTGCTTTATCGCCAGCGTGGTCGGGCTCTACCGCCTCGCACGCCGCATGATGACGGCGCGATGGGCGTTCGCGGCCACAGCCTTCTATGCGTTGAATCCCAACCTGCTCTATCTTTCAACGACTGCCATGACCGAGCCGCTGTTTCTCGCGGAGCTTATCTGGCTGACGCTGTTTACGATGGAGTGCACGACCGCGATTCGAGAGTCGCGGCACAGTCTTGTGTCACGCCGACTGATCTATATTGCGCTGCTCATCGTTGCGGCGGTCTTTACGCGCTATGACGGCTGGATACTTGGTGCAGCGGCATGGTGCATCGTGACCTGGTGCCTGGCGCACAACCGCGCAGTCTGGCGCAAGGTCGCGCCGTCATTCATCGTTCTGACTCTTCTTTCGGTTGCGGCTCCGCTCAGCTGGCTGGCCTACAATCAGCACTTCTACCACGATCCTTTCGACTTCATTCGCGGTCCCTACTCGGCTGCGGCCATCGAGAAAAAGACCTCGCCTCCAGGCTCGCATCACTATCGCGGATGGCATAATCCCGGCTGGGCGCTGCTCTTCTTCACTCGCACCGCGCAGGTGGATGCATCGGTGTGGGAGACAGGCTTCGCAGTCATGATTGCGGCGCTTGCCGGCCTTATTCTGGCCATCCGTCGGAGGCTTGCTCTGCCGTCACTGCTGCTGTGGCTGCCGCTGCCTTTTTATGTCTACGCCGTCGCCTATAGCTCGGTGCCGATCTTCATTCCGCAACTGTGGCCGCACGCCTATTACAACGCTCGCTATGGCATGGAGATGTTGCCTGCGCTGGCAATCTCCATGTTTCTCGCCATCGAGTGGGTACAGCGCCGATGGAGCCAGTCGCAGCCGCTGAAAGCGCGTTTTCTTCATCCTCTGGCGCTGGCCCTGATCGTTATCAACACATTCGCCATGATGTATTTCATTCCTCTGGTGCTGAAGGAAGGGATCGTCAACTCGACTACGCGAATCGCGCTTGAAACGTCGATCGCTCGTGTGTTGCAGTCGCTTCCTCCGGGGGTGCCAATTCTGATGTTCGATTCGGACCACATCGGCGCCTTGCAGGATGCCGCGATCCCCTTGAAACAGACGCTGAACGAAGGAGATTACGTCAGTTGGAAGGCAGCGCTCGATGCTCCGGCCGACCATGCGGCTTATGTGGTCGCAATCAAAGGCGATCCGGTATCGAAGGCAGTCGACGCCAATCCCCAGGGTCTGACGGAGCTGACTGTCCTGTGCGTCACCGGACAGCCGTGTGCGCGAATCTATCGGTCCGACCGCTTTGGTTCGCCGCCGAAGACGCCATAA